The Brassica rapa cultivar Chiifu-401-42 chromosome A10, CAAS_Brap_v3.01, whole genome shotgun sequence genome segment GCCTAGCTATATGTCGGTGATTCCCAAGGGCATTATTGTAAACTTACTACCATATGTGTTTGCTTCTTTGTTCGCTTATCTTCCCACGAAATGAATGGAACAACAACACTAATTTTGTGGATGTAAAGGCAAAATGAAGTAGGATACAACAGAAGTAACTtatctttatttaattttaattttattgtctACAACTCACCCATCACTGTAGTCTGTGTGATTATTATGTTTGAAATTGATTTTAAGATTGTAAATGACACATGTTAGTGATGCGTAGAGAACGGAGATTCCAATTCAGCAACCGACAAAAACAAGAGCAAATGAACCCATGTCTGGACGTGGGAGGAAGAGTTTGTACAATCTTTTTGTTTAAACGCCAAGgcagtttttttgtttggtctctTGTCATGTCACAAACTTAGTTTCCATTTTGGCTTCAATAGCCAGAAATCACACCCCTTGACGACATAAAACCTCATGGCCTTGTTGTCATGTAAGTgccaaaacaaatataataaaacgaCAAACAATCAATGCTCTCTCACAAATTCATGATTCTGACTTCTTATCATTACCTTGAAGAAGCTTTAGTTTGAATCCTCGAATGGAGGCAAACCCCATTCCTCTGGTTTGAAATCGAGTAGCGAAGTCATGATTTGATCTGCAACGTCTTGGTGAGATATATCTAGTCTAGGATCCGGTACCATCACCACGTTCCTGTAGAGAGAGGAATCAACAGGAATAAACTTGATGTAGATGTAATAACTGTGTCTGAAACTAAACAATTAAACTAAGCTGTTTTGGTCTATTCAATAGGAGAGATCCACTTACATTCCGGCGTTTTTAGCAGCAAGAACTCCGGAAGGAGCATCTTCAAATACCAGAACCTTTTGTGGGTCAACAGGACCATCCTAATGAATCCAGACGAAGAGGAGACTTTAGTTTACATCAGCTTGAATTTAGAGGACTCAATTACATCACATGggcttgtatatatatatatatattagaatctAGGAGTATAGTTACCTTAAATCTCCTAGATGCAGCGAGAAAACCGTCAGGGGCAGGCTTTCCTTGCTTCACCTCAGGATCATCTCCGCGAACTACGTGATGCATCAGTGAGAAGAGCTCCTTGTGTCTTTGGGTTTTTAGATCAAAGTGACGTGTGTGAGTTCTGCAACCATTGCATTCAATAGTTAAAAGTCAAATTTCCGGATTGTAAAAAGCTGAAAATTTGAATGCACGGCTCAAATGGTATATTATTAAGAGAGAAAAAGATGTGGTGGTGAAGAAAAGAGATACCCCGTAGCTATACAAATAGGAATGTTCTTAGCATGGAGATGCTTGATGAGCCGGCTAGCCCCTGAAACAGTGGAATAAAAACTGAATACAAAGGCTGAAATAATAAGATCAGCACAAAATGATAATGATTTGACGCAAAGGCAGTGCCTTTCTGTCTACCCACATGAAGCAGAAATATCAAGGCATGCAATACTTTCCAGTGAACCATATGTTTGTCATGTAAAAGCAGAAAACGTACCAGGCATAAGCTCACTAGTAGGGAAGAGTTCTTGCAGCATGGCCTCTCTCTCGACAAGAAAGTCCTCAGCTGAAAGCGAGTCGCTGATGCCGCTTTCGTCAACAAAGATCCTGGCAGCTTCAATAGCTTTTCTTCCCATCATCTTAGCCTTGAGAGACCAATCAAAAGTTTTGTTGAATCTAGCAAGTATGATCTCCTGTACCTCAGTGTAAAACTTCTCCGTGTCTACAACAAAAACCAGATGGACATTGAGTTTATCTTCGCttagtaaaaacaaaaatttgatcATTAGATAGATGCAAAACTAGTGACACATAGAAGTTTTGATGATAAATATGATGAGCAGAAGATTTAAAATCCAGATTAGAGTTTCACCACATCAAACAGGTGAGCGAGCATAAGTGTGGTTACAATATCAGCTAAACTGTATAGAGAATTAGCTAATGATTAATAAGACAATCCAGTGGCTAATCAGTGAACTAAGGTTTCATATCAGATTTAAATAACACGTTAGTACGTTACATTCATTAGAACCAATGAAGTATCCAAAAAATGAAATACGAATTTTAGATCCAGTGGAAACTCACTCTAATGCGATACAATAAAGAGAAGATTCGAAGAGATCAGATATACCGAGAAGAAGGCCGTCCATGTCGA includes the following:
- the LOC103845181 gene encoding (DL)-glycerol-3-phosphatase 2, whose translation is MSTPATAGRGSITHVIFDMDGLLLDTEKFYTEVQEIILARFNKTFDWSLKAKMMGRKAIEAARIFVDESGISDSLSAEDFLVEREAMLQELFPTSELMPGASRLIKHLHAKNIPICIATGTHTRHFDLKTQRHKELFSLMHHVVRGDDPEVKQGKPAPDGFLAASRRFKDGPVDPQKVLVFEDAPSGVLAAKNAGMNVVMVPDPRLDISHQDVADQIMTSLLDFKPEEWGLPPFEDSN